One window of the Caloenas nicobarica isolate bCalNic1 chromosome 20, bCalNic1.hap1, whole genome shotgun sequence genome contains the following:
- the GPR52 gene encoding G-protein coupled receptor 52, translating to MNQSRWIEWRTLNMSSSVLNVSEHLSCPLGFGHYNAVDICILETVVIVLLTFLIIAGNLTVIFVFHCAPLLHHYTTSYFIQTMAYADLFVGVSCLVPTLSLLHYSTGVHESLMCQVFGYIISVLKSVSMACLACISVDRYLAITKPLSYNQLVTPCRLRLCIILIWIYSCLIFLPSFFGWGKPGYHGDIFEWCATSWLTNAYFTGFIVCLLYAPAAFVICFTYFHIFKICRQHTKEINDRRARFPSHEVDAAGETGHSPDRRYAMVLFRITSVFYVLWLPYIIYFLLESSRVLENPALSFLTTWLAISNSFCNCVIYSLSNSVFRLGLRRLSETICSSCMCLKDRDVRDPKPRKRANSCSI from the coding sequence ATGAACCAGTCCCGATGGATTGAATGGAGGACTCTGAATATGAGCAGTAGTGTTCTGAACGTGTCTGAACATCTCTCCTGCCCTCTTGGATTTGGTCACTACAATGCAGTTGACATCTGTATCCTTGAGACAGTTGTTATTGTCTTgctaacatttttaattattgcgGGTAACTTAACTGtgatatttgtttttcactgtgCTCCACTTCTGCACCATTACACCACCAGCTATTTTATTCAGACCATGGCCTATGCCGATCTTTTTGTTGGAGTTAGCTGCCTGGTTCCTACTTTGTCGCTGCTCCACTACTCGACAGGTGTCCACGAGTCCTTGATGTGCCAAGTTTTTGGATATATCATCTCAGTGCTAAAAAGCGTATCTATGGCATGTCTGGCTTGCATCAGCGTGGATCGCTATCTCGCTATAACAAAGCCTCTCTCCTATAACCAGCTGGTCACACCTTGTCGCTTGAGACTCTGCATCATTTTGATCTGGATATACTCTTGTCTGATCTTCTTGCCTTCCTTTTTTGGTTGGGGAAAACCTGGTTACCATGGAGATATTTTTGAATGGTGTGCTACCTCCTGGCTAACTAATGCCTATTTCACTGGCTTTATCGTGTGCTTACTATACGCCCCTGCTGCCTTTGTCATATGTTTCACCTATTTCCACATCTTTAAAATTTGCCGGCAGCACACCAAAGAGATAAACGATCGGAGAGCTCGATTTCCTAGCCACGAAGTGGATGCTGCTGGGGAGACTGGGCACAGCCCCGATCGCCGCTATGCCATGGTCTTGTTTCGGATAACCAGTGTGTTCTACGTGCTGTGGCTCCCCTATATCATATACTTTCTGCTGGAGAGCTCTAGGGTGTTGGAAAACCCAGCGCTTTCCTTCTTAACGACGTGGCTTGCTATAAGCAATAGTTTCTGCAACTGTGTGATCTATAGCCTCTCCAACAGCGTTTTCAGGCTGGGACTGCGGAGACTGTCAGAGACAATATGTTCATCTTGTATGTGTTTAAAAGACAGGGACGTACGGGACCCTAAGCCAAGAAAACGGGCTAATTCCTGCtccatttaa